The Pseudomonas berkeleyensis genome includes a region encoding these proteins:
- a CDS encoding LysR family transcriptional regulator produces MSSRRPDPLAQVSDFEIRLLKLFRSVVECGGFSAAESALGIGRSAISQQMSDLEQRLGLRLCQRGRAGFALTEEGREVYQSTLQLLSALESFRTEVNGLHRHLRGELNIGLTDNLVTISHMRITNALARLKEQGPEVRIHIRMTPPSEVEQGVLDGRLHIGVVPQVGALSGLEYQALYDERSLLYCAVGHPLFYVDDQQLEDERLNAQEAIAPTFRVPPEVQSHYQALNCTASASDREGMAFLILTGRYIGYLPDHYAQAWVQQGRLRALKASSRYYDINLAAVTRKGRRAHLVLESFLDALAEA; encoded by the coding sequence ATGAGCAGCCGCCGCCCCGATCCGCTGGCCCAGGTCAGCGACTTTGAAATCCGCCTGCTCAAGCTGTTTCGCAGCGTAGTGGAATGCGGCGGTTTTTCCGCGGCGGAAAGCGCCCTTGGCATCGGCCGCTCGGCCATCAGCCAGCAGATGAGCGACCTCGAGCAGCGACTCGGTCTGCGCCTGTGCCAACGTGGACGCGCCGGCTTCGCCCTGACCGAGGAAGGCCGCGAGGTGTACCAGAGCACCCTGCAATTGCTCAGCGCGCTGGAGAGCTTTCGCACCGAGGTCAACGGTCTGCACCGTCATTTGCGCGGCGAACTGAACATCGGCCTGACCGACAACCTGGTGACCATCTCGCACATGCGCATCACCAATGCCCTGGCGCGTCTCAAGGAGCAAGGGCCGGAGGTGCGCATCCACATCCGTATGACACCACCCTCGGAAGTGGAACAGGGCGTGCTCGACGGGCGCCTGCACATCGGCGTGGTGCCACAGGTGGGCGCCCTCTCCGGCCTGGAATACCAGGCGCTGTACGACGAGCGCTCGCTGCTCTACTGCGCCGTCGGCCACCCGCTGTTCTATGTCGATGACCAGCAGTTGGAGGACGAACGGCTCAACGCCCAGGAAGCGATCGCCCCGACCTTCCGCGTGCCACCCGAAGTGCAGAGCCATTACCAGGCGCTCAACTGCACGGCCAGCGCCTCGGATCGTGAAGGCATGGCCTTCCTCATCCTCACCGGGCGTTACATTGGTTACCTTCCGGATCACTACGCCCAGGCCTGGGTACAGCAGGGACGACTGCGCGCGCTCAAGGCCAGCAGCCGCTACTACGACATCAACCTGGCAGCGGTGACACGCAAGGGGCGACGTGCACACCTGGTGCTGGAAAGTTTTCTCGACGCGCTGGCCGAGGCCTGA
- a CDS encoding aspartate aminotransferase family protein, whose protein sequence is MNMPQTATPSLASQLKLDAHWMPFSANRNFQRDPRLIVGAEGSWLVDDQGRKVYDSLSGLWTCGAGHSRKEIQEAVAKQLGTLDYSPGFQYGHPLSFKLAEQVADLMPGELNHVFFTGSGSECADTAVKMAKAYWRLKGQASKTRFIGRARGYHGVNIAGTALGGIGGNRKMYGQLMDADHLPHTLQPGMAFTKGMAETGGVELANELLKLIELHDASNIAAVIVEPMSGSAGAIVPPVGYLQRLREICTQHNILLIFDEVITGFGRMGKWSGAEYFGVTPDLMNVAKQITNGAIPLGAVIASSEIYNTFMQQPSPEHMIEFTHGYTYSAHPVACAAGLATLELLKRENLIQQAAELAPKFENALHGLKGAKHVIDIRNCGLAGALQIAPRDGDAVIRPFEAGMALWKAGFYVRFGGDTLQFGPTFNAKIEDLDRVFNAVGDALNGIA, encoded by the coding sequence ATGAACATGCCGCAGACCGCAACCCCGTCCCTGGCCAGCCAGCTCAAGCTGGATGCGCACTGGATGCCGTTCTCCGCCAACCGCAACTTCCAGCGTGACCCGCGCCTGATCGTCGGTGCCGAAGGCAGCTGGCTGGTCGACGATCAGGGCCGCAAGGTCTATGACAGCCTGTCCGGTCTGTGGACCTGCGGCGCCGGCCACTCGCGCAAGGAAATCCAGGAAGCCGTGGCCAAGCAACTCGGCACTCTCGACTACTCGCCGGGCTTCCAGTATGGCCACCCGCTGTCGTTCAAGCTGGCCGAGCAGGTTGCCGACCTGATGCCGGGCGAGCTCAACCACGTGTTCTTCACCGGCTCGGGCTCCGAGTGCGCCGACACCGCGGTGAAGATGGCCAAGGCCTACTGGCGCCTCAAGGGCCAGGCCTCCAAGACGCGTTTCATCGGTCGTGCCCGTGGCTACCACGGCGTCAACATCGCCGGCACCGCGCTGGGCGGCATCGGCGGTAACCGCAAGATGTACGGCCAACTGATGGACGCCGACCACCTGCCACACACTCTGCAACCGGGCATGGCCTTCACCAAGGGCATGGCCGAGACCGGTGGCGTGGAGCTGGCCAACGAGCTGCTCAAGCTGATCGAGCTGCACGACGCTTCCAACATCGCCGCGGTGATCGTCGAGCCGATGTCCGGTTCGGCTGGTGCCATCGTGCCGCCGGTGGGCTACCTGCAACGCCTGCGCGAGATCTGCACGCAGCACAATATCCTGCTGATCTTCGACGAAGTGATCACCGGTTTCGGTCGCATGGGTAAGTGGAGTGGCGCAGAGTACTTCGGTGTGACTCCGGATCTGATGAACGTCGCCAAGCAGATCACCAACGGCGCCATCCCGCTGGGCGCGGTGATCGCCAGCAGCGAGATCTACAACACCTTCATGCAGCAGCCGTCGCCGGAGCACATGATTGAGTTCACCCACGGCTACACCTACTCGGCCCACCCGGTGGCCTGCGCCGCCGGTCTGGCGACTCTGGAGCTGCTCAAGCGCGAGAACCTGATCCAGCAGGCCGCCGAGTTGGCGCCGAAGTTCGAGAACGCCCTGCATGGCCTGAAGGGCGCCAAGCACGTGATCGACATCCGCAACTGCGGCCTGGCTGGCGCATTGCAGATCGCCCCGCGTGACGGCGACGCCGTGATCCGTCCGTTCGAGGCCGGCATGGCGCTGTGGAAGGCGGGTTTCTACGTGCGCTTCGGTGGCGACACGCTGCAGTTCGGCCCGACCTTCAACGCCAAGATCGAAGACCTCGACCGCGTGTTCAACGCCGTCGGCGACGCCCTCAACGGGATCGCCTGA
- a CDS encoding cupin domain-containing protein, with protein MSERAKAVATVQLDTDKVIVTEWRFAPGAETGWHRHGMEYVVVPVTDGELLLETPEGERRAPLVLGQSYTRQIGTEHNVINPCAHEVAFIEIELKSP; from the coding sequence ATGAGCGAACGTGCCAAGGCCGTTGCCACGGTTCAGCTCGACACCGACAAGGTCATCGTCACCGAGTGGCGCTTCGCCCCCGGTGCCGAGACCGGCTGGCATCGCCACGGCATGGAATATGTCGTGGTACCGGTCACCGATGGTGAGCTGCTGTTGGAGACGCCCGAAGGCGAGCGGCGTGCGCCGCTGGTGCTCGGTCAGAGCTACACGCGGCAGATCGGTACCGAGCACAACGTGATCAACCCGTGCGCGCACGAAGTGGCCTTCATCGAAATCGAGCTGAAATCGCCATGA
- a CDS encoding CoA-acylating methylmalonate-semialdehyde dehydrogenase has protein sequence MSTIKHLINGELVAGSGRTAPVYNPSTGDSTTQVGLADRATMQLAIDAAKAAYPAWRNTPPAKRAQIMFRFKQLLEQNENEIAALISAEHGKTIEDAVGELKRGIENVEFACAAPEILKGEYSRNVGPNIDAWTDLQPVGVVAGITPFNFPAMVPLWMYPLAIVCGNCFILKPSERDPSSTLFIAELLNQAGLPKGVLNVVNGDKDAVDALIEAPEVKALSFVGSTPIAEYIYSEGTKRGKRVQALGGAKNHAVLMPDADLDNAVSALMGAAYGSCGERCMAISVAVCVGDQIADALVDKIVPQIKALKIGAGTSCGLDMGPLVTAAARDKVKGYIDAGVEQGAKLVVDGRDLVVAGNENGYFVGGTLFDKVTPEMTIYTDEIFGPVLCIVRVGSLEEAMQLINDHEYGNGTCIFTRDGEAARLFCDEIEVGMVGVNVPLPVPVSYHSFGGWKRSLFGDLHAYGPDGVRFYTRKKAITQRWPARKSHEAAQFAFPSNG, from the coding sequence ATGAGCACAATCAAGCACCTGATCAACGGCGAACTGGTTGCCGGTAGCGGCCGCACCGCTCCGGTGTACAACCCGTCCACCGGTGACTCCACCACCCAGGTCGGTCTGGCTGACCGCGCCACCATGCAACTGGCCATCGATGCCGCCAAGGCTGCCTACCCGGCCTGGCGCAACACCCCGCCGGCCAAGCGCGCGCAGATCATGTTCCGCTTCAAGCAACTGCTGGAGCAGAACGAGAACGAAATCGCCGCACTGATCAGCGCCGAGCACGGCAAGACCATCGAAGACGCCGTTGGTGAGCTCAAGCGTGGCATCGAGAACGTCGAGTTCGCCTGCGCCGCCCCGGAAATCCTCAAGGGCGAATACAGCCGTAACGTCGGCCCGAACATCGACGCCTGGACCGACCTGCAGCCGGTCGGCGTGGTTGCCGGCATCACCCCGTTCAACTTCCCGGCCATGGTGCCGCTGTGGATGTATCCGCTGGCCATCGTCTGCGGCAACTGCTTCATCCTCAAACCGTCCGAGCGTGACCCGAGTTCTACCCTGTTCATCGCCGAGCTGCTGAACCAGGCCGGCCTGCCCAAGGGCGTGCTGAACGTGGTCAACGGCGACAAGGACGCGGTCGATGCGCTGATCGAAGCGCCCGAGGTCAAGGCCCTGAGCTTCGTCGGTTCCACGCCGATTGCCGAGTACATCTATAGCGAAGGCACCAAGCGCGGCAAGCGCGTACAGGCTCTGGGCGGCGCCAAGAACCACGCCGTGCTGATGCCCGATGCCGATCTGGACAACGCTGTCAGCGCGCTGATGGGCGCGGCCTATGGCTCCTGCGGCGAACGCTGCATGGCCATCTCCGTGGCCGTGTGCGTGGGCGACCAGATCGCCGACGCGCTGGTCGACAAGATCGTTCCGCAGATCAAGGCACTGAAGATCGGTGCCGGCACCTCCTGCGGCCTGGACATGGGCCCGCTGGTTACCGCTGCCGCGCGTGACAAGGTCAAGGGTTACATCGACGCGGGTGTCGAGCAGGGCGCCAAGTTGGTGGTCGATGGCCGTGATCTGGTGGTCGCTGGCAACGAAAACGGTTACTTCGTCGGCGGCACCCTGTTCGACAAGGTGACCCCGGAGATGACCATCTACACCGACGAAATCTTCGGCCCGGTGCTATGCATCGTTCGCGTCGGCAGCCTGGAAGAGGCCATGCAGTTGATCAACGATCACGAGTACGGCAACGGCACCTGCATCTTCACCCGTGACGGTGAAGCGGCGCGTCTGTTCTGCGACGAGATCGAAGTGGGCATGGTCGGCGTCAACGTACCGCTGCCGGTGCCGGTCAGCTACCACAGCTTCGGCGGCTGGAAGCGCTCGCTGTTCGGCGATCTGCACGCCTACGGCCCGGACGGCGTGCGCTTCTACACCCGCAAGAAGGCCATCACCCAACGCTGGCCGGCGCGCAAGAGCCACGAGGCCGCGCAGTTCGCCTTCCCTAGTAATGGCTGA
- a CDS encoding phosphatidylethanolamine N-methyltransferase family domain-containing protein: MSSFKSAAMLAAALIVSGCSTATWVKLPSESTLIVNERPTPHKEGLVKTRPFSWGAAGGVPYRLEDKQAHVIQSGRLKTRFRVASIFWPPVGIAYWPMGFGQRCYDLTGPQPQTCTYQDLVDLRRNHRLSR; the protein is encoded by the coding sequence ATGTCTTCCTTCAAGTCCGCCGCCATGCTGGCAGCCGCGCTCATCGTCAGCGGTTGCTCCACTGCCACCTGGGTCAAGCTCCCCAGCGAGAGCACCCTCATCGTCAACGAGCGCCCGACGCCTCACAAAGAAGGCCTGGTCAAGACTCGTCCATTTTCGTGGGGCGCAGCAGGCGGCGTGCCTTATCGGCTGGAGGACAAGCAAGCCCATGTCATCCAGAGTGGTCGCCTGAAGACACGTTTCCGCGTCGCCTCGATCTTCTGGCCTCCGGTCGGCATCGCCTACTGGCCGATGGGCTTCGGCCAGCGCTGCTATGACTTGACTGGCCCGCAGCCGCAAACCTGTACCTATCAGGATCTGGTCGACCTGCGCAGGAACCACCGCCTGTCCCGCTAA
- a CDS encoding arylamine N-acetyltransferase family protein, which yields MTEPFMLDLHAYLERLGYSSAPPPTLDTLRGLQARHTAEVPFETLSTMLRVPVEVEPAAIQDKLLRQGRGGYCFELNRLFLLLLQALGFDARGLTGRVVMGGPEDALPARTHMLVLVTLGGVRYITDVGFGGMVPTGPLLLDSEAEQATPHESYRLTLADGTYTLRALVAGSWRAMYVFDLQKVADIDYVVGNWYVCTHPDSPFLGQMIAARTGPGLRKTLNNGSFAIHRLGLASERVQLRSVDEVLEVLREEFGIQVPEHPEQRGIIERLIAGA from the coding sequence ATGACCGAACCATTCATGCTGGATCTACACGCATACCTCGAGCGGCTGGGTTATTCCTCGGCGCCACCCCCTACCCTCGACACCCTGCGCGGGCTGCAGGCGCGGCATACCGCTGAAGTTCCCTTCGAAACCTTGTCGACCATGCTGCGCGTACCGGTCGAGGTCGAACCCGCAGCGATTCAGGACAAACTGCTGCGCCAGGGCCGTGGCGGTTACTGCTTCGAGCTCAACCGCCTGTTTCTCCTGCTGCTACAGGCGCTGGGTTTCGACGCACGCGGGCTGACCGGGCGCGTGGTCATGGGCGGGCCGGAAGATGCCTTGCCGGCTCGCACCCATATGCTGGTGCTGGTGACCTTGGGTGGCGTGCGCTACATCACCGACGTCGGCTTCGGCGGTATGGTGCCGACCGGCCCCTTGCTGCTCGACAGCGAGGCCGAACAGGCCACGCCGCATGAGTCCTACCGCCTGACGCTGGCGGACGGCACCTACACCCTGCGAGCGCTGGTGGCGGGTAGCTGGCGGGCGATGTACGTGTTCGATCTGCAGAAGGTGGCGGATATCGATTACGTGGTGGGCAACTGGTACGTGTGTACCCATCCGGATTCTCCCTTCCTCGGCCAGATGATCGCCGCGCGCACCGGCCCAGGCTTGCGCAAGACCCTGAATAACGGCAGCTTCGCCATCCACCGACTGGGGCTGGCGAGTGAGCGGGTGCAGTTGCGGAGTGTCGATGAGGTGCTGGAGGTACTGCGCGAGGAGTTTGGCATTCAGGTACCGGAGCATCCTGAGCAGCGGGGGATCATCGAGCGGCTGATTGCGGGGGCATAA
- a CDS encoding SulP family inorganic anion transporter — protein MNVFRTLPRDALASVVVFLVALPLCMGIAIASGMPPAKGLITGIIGGLVVGFLAGAPLQVSGPAAGLAVLVFELVRTHGIAALGPVLLLAGLIQLVAGTLRLGGWFRVTAPAVVYGMLAGIGILIVLSQVHVMIDAAPRASGLDNLLAFPGAMHDALSLLGSNAMIAGAVGLGTIASIWLWERFRPAPLRFLPGALVGVTLATLASLWLTLPVKRVELPANLGDAIDWITPQGLASLADPQLLVAALALAFIASAETLLSAAAVDRMHDGPRARFNRELSAQGIGNMLCGAVGALPMTGVIVRSSANVQAGARGRASTILHGAWLLALVALLPGVLQSIPVASLGAVLVYTGCKLVDPKAMRNLGQYGRAPVLIYAATALCIVFTDLLTGVLVGFALTLLKLAWNASRLRMKLVPTGPNSAELRMSGAATFLRVPQLAKLLASVEPGTCLHLSLARVSYIDHACMELLEDWGRSARAQGGGLEIVEGAALKRRVEGRQRTALA, from the coding sequence ATGAATGTGTTTCGCACACTGCCACGGGACGCACTAGCGTCCGTCGTGGTCTTTCTCGTCGCCCTGCCACTGTGCATGGGCATTGCCATCGCCTCCGGCATGCCGCCCGCCAAGGGGCTGATCACCGGCATCATCGGTGGCCTGGTGGTCGGTTTTCTCGCCGGCGCACCGCTACAGGTCAGCGGCCCGGCTGCCGGCCTCGCCGTACTGGTATTCGAGCTGGTACGCACCCACGGCATAGCCGCACTCGGCCCGGTATTGTTGCTGGCCGGCCTGATCCAGCTGGTCGCCGGCACCTTGCGCCTGGGCGGCTGGTTTCGTGTCACTGCGCCAGCCGTGGTCTACGGCATGCTGGCCGGTATCGGCATCCTCATCGTGCTGTCACAGGTGCACGTGATGATCGATGCTGCGCCCAGGGCCTCCGGCCTGGACAATCTGCTGGCATTCCCCGGCGCCATGCATGATGCGCTGAGCCTGCTCGGCAGCAATGCCATGATCGCCGGTGCAGTGGGCCTCGGTACCATTGCCAGCATCTGGCTGTGGGAGCGCTTTCGCCCGGCACCGCTGCGCTTTCTACCTGGCGCCCTGGTCGGTGTGACGCTCGCCACCCTGGCCAGCCTGTGGCTCACGCTGCCGGTCAAGCGCGTGGAGCTGCCGGCCAACCTGGGCGATGCCATCGACTGGATCACCCCACAAGGGCTGGCCAGCCTGGCCGATCCGCAATTGCTGGTCGCCGCCCTGGCCCTGGCCTTCATCGCCAGCGCCGAAACGCTGTTGTCCGCCGCCGCCGTAGACCGCATGCACGACGGCCCGCGTGCGCGCTTCAACCGCGAACTGTCCGCCCAGGGCATCGGCAACATGCTCTGTGGCGCGGTCGGCGCCCTGCCGATGACCGGCGTGATCGTGCGCAGCTCGGCCAACGTCCAGGCCGGCGCTCGCGGCCGCGCCTCGACCATCCTCCACGGCGCCTGGCTACTCGCGCTAGTCGCGCTGCTGCCCGGCGTACTGCAGAGCATCCCAGTGGCCAGCCTGGGCGCAGTGCTGGTGTATACCGGCTGCAAACTGGTCGATCCCAAGGCCATGCGCAACCTCGGTCAGTACGGACGGGCGCCTGTGCTCATCTATGCCGCCACGGCGCTGTGCATCGTTTTCACCGACCTGCTGACCGGCGTGCTGGTGGGCTTCGCCCTGACCCTGCTGAAACTGGCCTGGAATGCCTCGCGCCTGCGCATGAAGCTGGTACCAACCGGCCCGAACAGCGCCGAGTTGCGCATGAGCGGCGCTGCCACCTTCCTCCGAGTGCCACAACTGGCCAAGCTGCTGGCCAGCGTCGAGCCCGGCACTTGCCTGCACCTGAGCCTGGCGCGGGTCAGCTATATCGACCACGCCTGCATGGAGCTGCTGGAAGACTGGGGCCGCTCCGCCCGCGCCCAAGGCGGCGGGTTGGAAATCGTTGAAGGTGCGGCGTTGAAGCGTCGGGTGGAAGGTCGACAGCGCACGGCACTGGCCTGA
- a CDS encoding carbonic anhydrase, whose product MNSTASRTGNTLRPVAKDNAQAALQQLLQGFRRFRQEVYPQQQALFKRLASAQAPSAMFITCADSRIVPELITQSDPGTLFVTRNVGNVVPPYGQMNGGVSTAIEYAVLALGVQHIIVCGHSDCGAMKAVLNPASLDGMPTVRAWLRHAEVARSVVADNCNCGSAHETLGVLTEENVVAQLDHLRTHPSVAARVASGQLQIHGWVYDIDSGNIRAYDAASGSFLPLDGDEQPCATPQPRYASA is encoded by the coding sequence ATGAACTCAACCGCTTCCCGAACCGGCAACACCCTGCGCCCAGTCGCCAAGGACAACGCCCAGGCCGCCCTGCAACAACTGCTGCAGGGCTTTCGGCGTTTTCGCCAGGAGGTTTACCCGCAGCAGCAGGCACTGTTCAAGCGCCTGGCCTCGGCACAGGCGCCCAGTGCGATGTTCATCACCTGCGCCGATTCGCGCATCGTCCCAGAGCTGATCACCCAGAGCGACCCCGGCACCCTGTTCGTCACCCGCAACGTGGGTAACGTGGTGCCGCCGTATGGGCAGATGAATGGCGGCGTCTCCACTGCCATCGAGTACGCCGTACTGGCGCTCGGCGTGCAGCACATCATCGTCTGCGGCCATTCCGACTGCGGCGCGATGAAGGCCGTGCTCAACCCGGCCAGCCTCGATGGCATGCCCACCGTGCGCGCCTGGCTGCGCCATGCCGAGGTGGCGCGCAGCGTAGTGGCGGACAACTGCAATTGCGGCAGCGCCCATGAAACCCTCGGCGTACTGACCGAAGAGAACGTGGTGGCCCAACTCGACCACCTGCGCACCCACCCTTCCGTCGCTGCACGCGTGGCCAGCGGCCAACTGCAGATCCACGGCTGGGTCTATGACATCGACAGCGGCAACATCCGCGCCTACGACGCCGCATCGGGCAGCTTCCTTCCGCTCGATGGCGACGAACAGCCCTGCGCCACCCCACAACCTCGCTACGCCAGCGCCTGA
- a CDS encoding lysozyme inhibitor LprI family protein — protein sequence MRAPVLITLCLSPVLAAAEGTLTATVVHADFSQAPEVRLLVRVLDEAFATDQESIVSQCPVARAAGEHLAPDSCFEVTIDEGSGAVQPMSQTLLARPERASDPIYLELVYRSQLKPLYDDVYSRPTARLRVETNGFYNWNDEMPQALPQNVMALGGINALVLGDADALLNAAYRERLRQLSDEASSALRQAQRNWIAMRDAECKPYGEQQPYSVFGEFSYDCLVRLTLDRARQLAVVRGDQS from the coding sequence ATGCGCGCCCCCGTACTGATCACTTTGTGTCTGTCGCCCGTGCTCGCTGCTGCCGAAGGCACGCTCACTGCCACTGTCGTTCATGCCGACTTTTCTCAGGCTCCGGAAGTGCGCCTGCTGGTGCGTGTGCTGGATGAGGCTTTTGCTACCGATCAGGAGTCCATCGTCAGTCAGTGTCCGGTGGCCAGGGCGGCAGGCGAGCATCTGGCGCCGGACAGTTGCTTTGAGGTGACGATCGACGAGGGGAGCGGGGCGGTTCAGCCAATGAGTCAGACGCTGCTCGCCAGGCCTGAGCGCGCCAGCGACCCGATCTACCTGGAACTGGTTTATCGCAGCCAGCTGAAGCCGCTCTATGACGACGTCTACAGTCGGCCGACGGCACGCTTGCGGGTGGAGACCAATGGTTTCTACAACTGGAATGATGAGATGCCCCAGGCCTTGCCGCAGAACGTGATGGCTCTGGGCGGAATCAATGCGCTGGTGCTGGGGGATGCCGATGCGTTGCTCAATGCAGCTTACCGCGAGCGTCTGCGGCAATTGTCGGATGAGGCGAGTAGCGCCTTGCGTCAGGCGCAGCGCAACTGGATTGCCATGCGTGATGCCGAATGCAAGCCCTACGGCGAGCAACAGCCTTATTCGGTATTTGGCGAATTCAGCTACGACTGCCTGGTACGCCTGACGCTCGACCGCGCCCGCCAGCTGGCGGTGGTACGCGGTGACCAGAGTTGA
- a CDS encoding lipopolysaccharide kinase InaA family protein: MALCSTSEIPQQAFQHWWQQQGEWVEEPNVRRGGESGVQRLLDETGVLYAKRQIGHIYRSFLHPQGRPTVLRERSALLALDALGVPVPKLVYCGVEHDPQQGWRGLLVTAELEGFVDIESWYAQGGREVCGEAVHTQLLQLVGATLARMHLGRWQHGCLYAKHIFVRIDGETPQVALLDLEKSRRRLTRVQAAQHDLPQLRRHSPWADADWQQLLQGYRQIFADGAKGLGTALA, encoded by the coding sequence ATGGCCCTTTGCAGCACGAGCGAAATACCTCAGCAAGCCTTCCAGCACTGGTGGCAACAGCAAGGTGAGTGGGTTGAAGAACCCAACGTACGCCGCGGCGGCGAGAGCGGTGTACAGCGCCTACTGGATGAGACCGGCGTGCTCTATGCCAAAAGACAGATCGGCCATATCTATCGCAGCTTCTTGCATCCACAAGGGCGCCCGACCGTCCTGCGCGAGCGCAGTGCATTGTTGGCACTGGATGCGCTCGGCGTGCCTGTTCCCAAGCTGGTCTACTGCGGGGTCGAACATGACCCACAGCAAGGATGGCGCGGCCTGCTGGTAACTGCCGAGCTGGAAGGCTTCGTGGATATCGAAAGCTGGTACGCCCAAGGCGGCCGCGAAGTCTGTGGCGAGGCCGTACATACCCAACTGCTGCAACTTGTCGGCGCAACCCTGGCACGTATGCACCTGGGGCGCTGGCAACATGGTTGCCTGTACGCAAAACATATCTTCGTACGCATCGACGGCGAGACGCCGCAGGTCGCTCTGCTGGATCTGGAAAAAAGCCGCCGCCGCCTGACGCGCGTCCAAGCCGCCCAACACGACCTCCCCCAACTGCGACGCCACAGCCCCTGGGCGGATGCCGACTGGCAACAACTGCTGCAGGGTTATCGCCAGATATTCGCCGACGGCGCCAAGGGTCTCGGCACAGCTCTTGCCTGA